In a single window of the Arachis hypogaea cultivar Tifrunner chromosome 6, arahy.Tifrunner.gnm2.J5K5, whole genome shotgun sequence genome:
- the LOC112696754 gene encoding 2-Cys peroxiredoxin BAS1, chloroplastic yields the protein MASSAVSASAALISSNPKTLFSPKLSSSSFFIPNSPNSLRKPLRTSFSPSFPLNSRSHSSLCTTFTVKASSELPLVGNTAPDFEAEAVFDQEFIKVKLSEYIGKKYVILFFYPLDFTFVCPTEITAFSDRHGEFEELNTEILGVSVDSVFSHLAWVQTDRKSGGLGDLKYPLISDVTKSISKSYGVLIPDQGIALRGLFIIDKEGVIQHSTINNLAIGRSVDETKRTLQALQYVQENPDEVCPAGWKPGEKSMKPDPKLSKEYFAAV from the exons ATGGCTTCATCCGCTGTCTCTGCTTCCGCTGCTCTCATATCCTCAAACCCTAAAACCCTTTTCTCTCCCaaattatcttcttcttctttcttcatccCTAACTCTCCCAACTCTCTCCGCAAACCCTTGCGCACTTCCTTctctccctctttccctctcAATTCTCGCTCCCACTCTTCCCTCTGCACCACTTTCACCGTCAAGGCATCT AGTGAGCTTCCATTAGTTGGGAATACAGCACCTGATTTTGAAGCAGAGGCTGTTTTTGATCAGGAATTTATCAAG GTTAAACTATCTGAATACATTGGAAAGAAATATGTCATCCTCTTTTTCTACCCATTGGACTTCACTTTTGTTTGTCCTACAG AAATAACTGCTTTCAGTGACCGGCATGGAGAATTTGAGGAACTAAATACAGAGATATTGGGTGTTTCAGTTGACAGTGTG TTCTCGCACCTTGCTTGGGTTCAAACAGATAGAAAGTCTGGAGGGCTTGGGGATTTGAAGTATCCTTTGATTTCAGACGTAACCAAATCCATATCAAAATCTTATGGTGTTCTCATTCCTGATCAG GGGATTGCATTGAGAGGCCTGTTCATTATTGACAAGGAAGGTGTTATCCAGCATTCTACCATTAACAACCTAGCAATCGGTAGAAGTGTTGATGAGACAAAGAGAACACTGCAG GCCTTACAGTATGTGCAGGAGAACCCAGATGAAGTTTGCCCTGCTGGGTGGAAACCTGGTGAGAAGTCCATGAAACCAGACCCTAAACTTAGCAAAGAGTACTTTGCAGCCGTGTAG